From Spirosoma aerolatum, one genomic window encodes:
- a CDS encoding NDR1/HIN1-like protein, which translates to MNKKGFILIAAIALLVLWILYKVNTAQRLIFDLGVPQQISIQSGALTFILPVRITNNSSGSIRIKSADFDVLSSGKVIGRALVTQAITTAPKAVTVMPVSVTIGLLDTISAASTIWASLQAGKVNLTLDGLVYAELFQFPVKQSFDLQSDLLKNFTKIF; encoded by the coding sequence ATGAACAAGAAAGGTTTCATACTCATAGCGGCTATCGCTTTACTAGTCCTTTGGATTCTTTACAAGGTCAACACAGCCCAACGACTCATTTTTGACTTGGGAGTACCGCAACAGATTTCCATACAATCGGGGGCGTTGACGTTCATTTTGCCGGTTCGGATAACCAACAACTCAAGCGGTTCTATCCGTATCAAATCGGCTGATTTCGATGTGTTATCGTCGGGTAAAGTGATTGGCCGGGCGTTGGTCACTCAGGCAATTACAACCGCGCCAAAAGCCGTAACGGTAATGCCTGTTAGTGTTACCATCGGTTTGTTGGACACTATCAGTGCAGCCAGTACTATCTGGGCGTCGTTACAGGCCGGAAAAGTTAATCTGACCTTAGACGGGCTAGTTTATGCCGAACTGTTCCAATTCCCTGTAAAACAGTCCTTTGACCTGCAAAGCGACTTGCTGAAAAACTTCACCAAAATTTTCTAA
- a CDS encoding STM4504/CBY_0614 family protein has product MPVYDLYSKRQKLLREGPIDVFTYDEISQKLRMQIIFIIQDVVGEAEYSSELESGDIYIWVHNTLCREYGLESLVGNYNLSYSDRIFLFFKQESNVDRVIDVVELFFGLINGVIRDDDDYSTNNKIKCSPDAAINELNCRLKESGVGYQFEGNEIIRVDSTYVHSEIVKPVLGLLANSKFEGANEEYLKAHEHYRHNRNKECLTECLKAFESTMKIICKEKGWNYKETDTASTLINILFQNNLVPAFTQNQFTGLQNMLISGVPTIRNKTSGHGQGQTPIVVSDDMTRYGLNLTGSNIIFLVEQSGIK; this is encoded by the coding sequence ATGCCAGTATACGATTTATACTCAAAGAGACAAAAGTTACTTCGCGAAGGGCCAATCGACGTATTTACCTACGATGAAATATCACAAAAATTACGAATGCAAATAATTTTTATTATTCAAGATGTTGTAGGAGAAGCTGAATATTCAAGCGAGTTGGAGTCAGGCGATATATATATATGGGTTCACAATACTCTTTGTCGAGAATATGGATTAGAGTCATTGGTAGGTAATTATAATCTCTCTTATAGCGATAGAATTTTTCTATTTTTTAAGCAAGAATCGAATGTTGATAGAGTTATTGATGTTGTAGAGCTATTTTTTGGACTCATTAATGGGGTCATAAGAGATGATGATGACTATTCCACGAATAATAAAATTAAATGTTCGCCTGACGCTGCAATAAATGAATTGAATTGCAGATTAAAGGAAAGTGGAGTTGGTTATCAATTTGAGGGTAACGAAATTATTAGAGTTGATTCTACTTATGTTCATTCTGAGATAGTTAAACCTGTTTTGGGCTTATTGGCAAATTCAAAATTTGAAGGAGCTAACGAAGAGTATCTCAAGGCACATGAGCATTACAGACATAATAGAAACAAGGAATGTTTAACAGAATGCCTAAAAGCTTTTGAAAGCACAATGAAGATAATTTGTAAAGAAAAAGGTTGGAACTATAAAGAAACAGATACTGCTAGTACTTTAATTAACATATTATTTCAGAATAATCTTGTTCCTGCATTTACACAAAATCAATTTACTGGACTACAAAATATGTTGATTAGTGGTGTGCCAACTATTAGAAATAAAACTAGTGGACATGGACAAGGACAAACGCCAATTGTTGTTAGTGATGATATGACTAGATATGGCTTAAACTTGACAGGTTCTAATATAATTTTTTTAGTTGAACAGAGTGGGATAAAGTAG